A single window of Pseudomonas benzenivorans DNA harbors:
- a CDS encoding aminotransferase class III-fold pyridoxal phosphate-dependent enzyme: MTVNNCVVSGLFESYRDSNGSTIIDLSGGFGFQVPEIIDAVIRQADLMGLSNRVLVSEPLINLCTTIATLLPDPLDNSYVCNSGDEAFEGALKLCKGLHPKRKTIVYLEGGDYGSLSYGRCMGAPDLYQEMTRFLGLRLKPIKTPDDLSTVDWSDCFAVCHTYLHYDAAGKLGLPSDGTLECMYRQARGADVPIVGMDADTCMGSLGTMFGYQRVGRAPDIVVIGGSLGGGAVPIGMYTCPEAMAYRVYGRSTPAKHGSTTAGNPLACIAALAVLEYAQRTDTPQRCISNGQLVANALCRLGARSIGSVVSVPVEDRTVLQGIQQRLLSQGLYIPEPVGPELVLRLPITARPEVLMRAITVVRETMSNVINFAA; the protein is encoded by the coding sequence ATGACGGTCAATAACTGCGTCGTTTCGGGTCTCTTTGAGTCGTATCGCGACAGCAACGGGTCTACGATAATTGATCTGTCCGGTGGTTTTGGATTTCAAGTACCGGAAATAATTGACGCTGTGATACGCCAGGCGGACCTGATGGGTCTTTCGAACCGAGTGCTCGTTTCCGAACCACTCATTAACCTGTGCACAACAATAGCGACCCTGCTACCTGATCCACTGGATAACTCCTACGTCTGCAACTCTGGAGATGAGGCGTTCGAGGGCGCACTTAAACTGTGCAAAGGGCTACATCCAAAGCGTAAAACCATCGTTTATCTCGAGGGTGGTGACTATGGATCGCTTAGCTATGGCCGCTGCATGGGCGCTCCTGATCTTTATCAGGAAATGACGCGATTCCTGGGCCTTCGCCTGAAGCCAATTAAGACGCCAGACGACCTTTCAACGGTTGACTGGAGCGACTGCTTCGCAGTTTGCCACACCTACTTACACTACGACGCCGCTGGCAAGCTGGGCCTTCCCTCGGATGGAACGCTCGAATGCATGTACCGTCAGGCTAGAGGCGCCGATGTACCGATCGTTGGTATGGATGCCGATACCTGCATGGGCAGCTTGGGGACCATGTTCGGCTATCAACGCGTAGGCCGTGCTCCGGACATTGTTGTCATCGGTGGGAGCCTTGGAGGGGGGGCTGTTCCTATTGGTATGTACACCTGTCCCGAAGCGATGGCGTACCGCGTATACGGGCGAAGCACGCCGGCTAAGCACGGCAGCACAACGGCCGGCAACCCTCTGGCCTGCATAGCCGCCCTGGCGGTTCTTGAGTATGCCCAGCGTACTGATACGCCTCAACGCTGTATCAGCAACGGCCAGTTGGTGGCAAATGCACTGTGCCGTCTTGGAGCGCGCTCCATCGGAAGCGTGGTCTCTGTCCCCGTCGAGGATCGAACCGTACTGCAAGGTATTCAGCAACGACTGTTATCTCAGGGGCTGTACATACCAGAGCCTGTCGGACCGGAACTGGTTTTGCGTTTACCAATTACAGCCCGCCCAGAGGTTC